The nucleotide sequence TGAATTACGCATGAAGATCGAAAAAAATACTGTTGTATCCCTGCGCTACAAACTAACTGATGCGCAAAATAATATTATCGAGGAACCAGACTCCCCGATGGTATACCTGCATGGCGGATATGAGGGCACTTTTCCCAAAATTGAAAACTTATTAGATGGCCAGGATGTGGGTTATGAAGCTAGCATTCAGCTTGAGCCTAGCGAAGCCTTTGGAGAGTATGACCCAGAGTTGCTCAAGATTGAGCCACGCGCACGCTTTCCTGAACCCTTGGAAGTCGGTATGCAGTTTGAGGGTGTTCCTGATGAGGAAGTAGAAGACGATGGCGACGAAGATGAAGAGCCCTTGATCTATACCGTAACTGATGTGGCTGATAGCCAAGTTGTTTTAGATGGGAATCATCCACTTGCTGGTATGGCCTTGCGCTTCTGGGTTCAAGTGGAAGATATCCGAACTGCTACAGATGAAGAGATTGAAAATCGACATCCTGAGGGCGCAGAAGCATTTGCATTTGGGATGCCTGACGATTTAGACGATGGTGAGGATGACTCTGCCGACCCAATCTCTCAACCTGGTGGTTCTTCACCAACTCTGCATTAAAACTAAAAGACTACTCTTTAAGCCACTCTTTTAGGACTCCAAGATCACGCTTGGTATCGCTAGATTCTTCTGCATGTGATGGCGTATTGCTCAATTTCGCTAGCGCTTTCTCAAGTGCAGCGATCTTAGCCTCTTGTTCTAAGGTAGCATCAATTAAACCTTTTAATGCCATAGAAACTGGATCATCTACATTGGGTGTGACGCCATAGGCTGAAAAGTATTCTTTAGCCTTGCTATCTGGTGTGCTGGCCTGAGGCAAATCAGGATGCAAGATGCGCGCAGGAATTCCCACGGCAGTTGCTCCAGCTGGGATTTCCTTTAGAACTACTGCATTAGATCCAACACGAGCGCCATCACCTACAGTAAAGCCTCCAAGAACCTTAGCTCCCGCGCTAATGACTACGCCCTTGCCTAAAGTGGGGTGACGTTTTACACCCTTATAAAGGGATGTCCCGCCTAAGGTAACGCCTTGATAGATAGTGCAGTCATCGCCAATTTCAGTAGTCTCGCCAATCACAATACCTAGGCCGTGGTCCAAAAATACTCTACGACCGATTTTTGCTCCAGGATGTATTTCAATGCCAGTAATGAAGCGAGCTAGCATCGATAGAAGGCGCGCAATCCACTTCAAACCTAAGTTCCATAGACCATGTGATATCTGATGTATCCAAACAGCATGTAGCCCCGGATAGCAGGTTATGACCTCTAAGCGATTCCTTGCGGCAGGGTCACGAACAATGATGGAGTCGACTTGGTCGAAGAGCGAATTAAGCATAAATGGATTTTAACGGGTAAAGCCCAATCTATTTTTTCAAGAGCATCTGTTTGGCAATCCCACGGAGCAGGTCGATTTCTTCTTTGTGCAGGCGCGTTCTAGCAAATAGTGCTTGTAAGCGGGGCATGAGTTTTTTGGGATTTGTGGGATCAAGGTAGCCAATCGCCTCCAAACCCTCGCGCCAGTGCTCCAGCATGGCAGCTACAGCTGCAGGATCCGCATAACCTACCGTCTCAGTGTTATTGCCTAAGGCCACTAGCCCCAAATCCTCCCCAAGGGATTCTCTGAGGGTGAAGGCGCAAACCATGATGGCTTGGGCGAGGTTAAGGGAAGGGTAGAGTGGGTTCGCATCAAGCCATACGCGATGGGTGCATAGTGAGAGATGGTGGTTATCTAGGCCAGTGCGCTCTGGCCCAAAGAGGAGCGCGACTTGCTGATTGGCCGCGATAGCTGCCTGAACTAACGGGCGAGCGGCTTGCCAATTTAATGCTGGTGGCCCAAATTCACGATCACGACTGGTGAGGCCTAAAACAAGACTGCAGCCTTGAACAGCTGATCCCAAAGATGAAGTTTCTTGACTGGACTCCAGCACATCGACCGCACCACTGGCTAGAGCAATGGCCTCTGACGTCTGGGCAACACCCGCAATCTTGGGTGAAATTAAGTGCAGGTCACTAAACCCCATGGTTTTTAGTGCGCGGGCTGCCGACCCCACATTTCCAGGGTGGCTGGTTTCAACTAAAACCCAGCGTAGTAACTGTGCTTGGGAGGCATTCATATCAACAGGAATTCTCTAGTAGCTTGGGAGTTCAATGTAGCAATCGTTTAGAATCAGGATGTTAGCTCCTTATTGTCCTGCAGTTTGCAATCTGGTGAGCTCGTTCTTATTTAATTTGTCCATCAATACTATGCATCCCATGTTAAATGTGGCCGTGAAGGCTGCCCGTCGTGCCGGAACCGTGATTAATAGAGCCTCTCTGAATTTAGAGCGACTTCAGATTGACCGCAAACAACATAATGATTTCGTAACTGAGGTGGACAGACAGGCCGAAGCAGCCATTATTGAAACGCTCAGCGAAGCCTATCCTTCGCACGGCTTCTTGGCTGAAGAAACTGGCGCCCAAAATACTGATGCTGAAAATGTTTGGATCATTGATCCACTCGATGGCACAACTAACTTTATTCATGGTTTTCCGCAGTATGCAGTTTCCATTGCACTGTCTGTCAACGGGGTAACCCAACAAGCAGTAGTTTACGATCCGACCCGCGATGAACTATTCACTGCCACGCGCGGTGCAGGTGCATATTTGGATCGTCGGCGTTTACGTGTTGCCACGCAAGATCGTTTAGCGAATTCATTATTGGGTACTGGCTTTCCTTATCGCGACGACCAAGACTTAGAAAAATATTTAAAAATCTTTGCAGATATGTCGCGCCAATGTGCCGGCCTGCGTCGTCCTGGAGCTGCATCTCTTGACTTGGCCTATGTTGCTGCTGGTCGTTACGATGGATTTTTTGAGAGCGATCTCAAGCCATGGGACATGGCAGCAGGGGCTTTATTGATTACTGAGTCTGGTGGACTTGTCGGCAACTACCGCGGCGAAGAAGGCTTCCTACAAAGCGGTGAAGTGATGTGCGCTAACCCTCGCATCTTTGCCCAGATGGTTCAGTGCTTATCTAAATATTCCACCTTTTAATACGGCAGCAGTATTAAGTTTTGATCAGGTCGGTGTAACGTACTCCGTCTTGATTAATGAGTAGGGCGCTTGCGCGTGGCCGCCCACTTTCAGGGTGATCTAAATCCCAATCTGATAAGACCCAGCGTTGCCATTCCTGATCTTGTAGATGCTCTTGATGTTGTTTTGGTCGGTGAGTGTGACCATGTATCAGTTGATACCCAGCTTGATCTTTAAGCACTGCAGCGCAGGCAGCTAAGGTCACATTCGTTTTGGCTTGTGCGCCTTCAACTGAAAATTGCATTGACCGTTGATATTGCACGCTACTATTACTGCGCAGGTGATTAGCAATAGAGCGGCGCCAATTTAAGGGCATTCTCAAGAATAGTTTTTGGATCCAAGGTTTGCGGACCCAGCTACGAAAAACTTGGTAGCCAATATCTGCCGTGCAAAGTGAGTCGCCGTGACAGAGAACATATTCAGAGCCTGCAATATGAATCTTGCTAGGATCAGGCAAGAGTGTCATGCCTGTTTTACTTAAAAAATGCTTACCAACTAAAAAGTCCCGATTACCATGAAGGTAATAGGTTTTCACTTTAGTGGACAGGGTTGCAAGTGCATTCTTTACCTCTTGGTGAAAAGGTGAATGTAGAGCAGCATCATCTCCAACCCAATACTCAAATAGATCACCTAAGATCAATACAGCTTCTACCTTAGGCGCATCTTTTTCACAAAAATCAAAGAAGCGTTGCGCCGTCAAGGGCATTGACGGCGTGAGATGTAAATCAGAAATGAGCAGTGCGCTCGCGTATTGCGGAATCATTCCTCGAGAACGCTTGCCTTTTCAATGAGGACGTCTTCAGCAGGAACATCTTGATGAAAGCCGGAATTACCTGTTTTAACTTTACGAATGACATCAACCACATCAAGACCATCAGTGACTTTGCCAAAAACAGCGTAACCCCAACCTTGAGCATTAGGGGCGGTGTGGTTTAAGAAGTCATTGTCATTGACGTTAATAAAAAATTGCGCTGTCGCAGAGTGCGGATCGCTAGTGCGAGCCATAGCTACTGTGCCACGTTCGTTTTTAAGACCATTGTTCGCTTCATTCTCAATTTGGGCGCCAGACGATTTTTCTTTTAGGCCAGCAGTCATGCCGCCACCTTGAATCATAAAATTATCAATCACGCGATGGAAAATCGTGCCATCGTAATGACCGCTTTTGACGTACTCTATAAAATTAGCAACAGTCTTTGGCGCTTTTGCAGCATCCAGGGTAAGAGTGATATCGCCCTTATTTGTTTTTAGTAGAACTTTGGACATGATGAATTTACTTTCTATAAGTTAGTAGATAAAAAGGTATGAAAATTATTTTGAAGTAGGCGTTGCTGGGATTGCAGGCGCCGCTGACACAACGCCTTTTTTAGCCGGCTTCAGTATCTCCATCAATGCTTTTGCACGATTGGTGTATTGACGCTGATTTAAGACTGCATCTTTTGCGGCATTGTCATAGGCTTGAGCTGCCAGGCGAATATAGACCTCGCCTAAGTTAGCTGAGGCAACCGTGTAGCTCGGGCGTAATTTCAGGGCGAGCTCTAAATAGTCTCTTGCCTCAATCCAATTGCCTTGATTTGCTGCTAGTGCAGCTAAGTTGTTATAAGGCTCAGGCAGCTCCGGAAACTGTTGGGTAATCTCAACCAAGGTCTTTTTAGCTTCTACCCACTGGCGCGTTTCAATCTGGATACGTGCCTTAACGTAACGTAACTGCACATTACCCGGTGTTTTCTGAAGTTGCTTATTGATACTGTCGATAGCTTCAGGATATTTTTTGGCTTTGACTAGCTTTTCAATATCGGACGGAACTCCATTTCTAGTTACTGGGTCTGGCTCAATAATCAAAAAGGATAAAAACGGAACGGCGACAGAGTCAGACAACTCAGCATTAAATTGATCGTATCCAGCGTCGTTTCCGGCAAGTCTTGGAGGGTCATTGGGGCCGTAAGATCCTAGATAGGGCGCTTGAGTACCTTGAGCACTAGCGGGGGCACTATTCAGGGCATTAATTTCAGCCTCTGCTAACTGTTGCCCAGGAGTGCTACAGCCCGCAAGGAATAAAACAGCAAAAAAGGCGCACAAGCCGCACAGCTGAGCTGGACGTAGAAAAAAATGGTTAGCTGACATAGGGTTTGGGATGAAAAACGGGCTCATTCGATATACTCAGCGCTCAGTCTAACAAATTGGCGCTACTTGCCCACCTTTATAGCCTCTATGCTGCAAATCTATAACACCCTCAGTCGTTCTAAACAGGCCTTTAAACCCATTGAGCCGGGCAAGGTAAAGATGTACGTCTGCGGAATGACGGTTTATGACTTTTGCCATATTGGCCATGCCCGGGTGATGATTGTCTTTGATATGGTGGTGCGCTGGTTGCGTGCCAGTGGTTATGAGGTTGTTTTCGTCCGCAACATCACCGATATTGATGACAAGATCATCAATCGTGCGATTGAGAATGGCGAGCCTATTTCTGCATTAACACAACGTTTTATTGATGCAATGCATGCCGACTCAAATGAATTGGGCTTGATGCACCCCGATCACGAGCCTCGTGCCACTGATTACATCGGGCAAATGCAGGACATCATTGGCCGCTTAATTGAAAAAGAATTGGCCTATCAAGGCGAGGATGGGGATGTCAATTTCGCGGTTCGATTGTTTCCAGAATATGGTCGCCTTTCCGGTAAATCCTTGGATGAATTAAATGCTGGTGACCGTGTCGCAGTTGGTGGTGGTAAACGAGATCCATTGGACTTTGTTCTATGGAAGAGTGCCAAACCAGAGGAGCCTGCGGATACCCGTTGGAAATCCCCCTGGGGTGAAGGTCGCCCTGGATGGCATATTGAATGTTCTGCCATGTCATGCGATTTGCTAGGTGAGCATTTTGATATTCATGGCGGTGGTGCGGATTTGCAGTTTCCGCATCATGAAAACGAGATTGCTCAGAGCGAGGGCGCCCTCTATGGACAAGATCATCAGGCTAACGATCAGCCTTTTGTAAATTACTGGATGCATAACGGGCATATTCGGGTAAATGAAGAAAAGATGTCGAAGTCATTAGGCAATTTTTTCCTCATTCGTGATGTCTTGAAGAGTTTTGACCCCGAGGTCTTGCGTTTCTTCATGCTCCGCGCCCACTACCGTAGCCCAATTAACTATAGTGATGCGCAGCTTGAAGAGGCTCGTGCAGGACTGATCCGTCTTTACACCGCTTTAGCGCAAGTGAGCTCAAGCGATCATCCTGTAGACCCCCATTCGCCATGGTCTGAGCGCTTCACTAATGCGATGAATGATGACTTTAATACGCCCGTGGCGATAGCAGCCCTGTTTGACTTAGCTAGTGAAGTGAATCGTGCGCAGGGTGAAGAGAAGCTTCAATTGGCTAGCGTTCTCAAAAGCTTGGCTGCAGCTCTCAATTTCTTGCAACGTGACCCGATCGTATTCTTGCAAGAAGGATCCCGAGGTGGCGATGCTGGATTATCTGCTACTGCTATTGAAGAGCAAATTGCGGCACGAGTCACTGCAAAACTCGCCAAAGATTTTGCGAAAGCAGATTTAATTCGCAAGACATTATTAGATCAGGGCGTAGTATTGGAAGATAAGCCCGGTGGCATTACCGAATGGCGCAAAAGTTAATTGAAGAATATTTATTTTGAGTAAAGCTGCACAGCAATTAATCATTGAAGAAGTTGCTCCTGATTATTGGGAGCAGGCTTGTGCTGAGTTGATGAAGCATGATCGTATTTTAAAAAAACTGATTCCAAAATACGGCCTAGGTTTTTTGCGAACGCGTGGAGATGCATTCACTACTTTGGCAAGGGCTATCGTTGGCCAGCAAATTTCGGTTGCTGCAGCTCAGTCTGTCTGGAGCAAGGTTTTATTGGCATCCAAAAACAAGGTAAACCCTAAAAATATTCTTGCTTTAAGTATTGAAGATTTGCGTGCAGCAGGATTATCGGGTCGCAAGGTGGAATACATCCGCGATTTGGCTGAACACTTTGATTCTGGTCGTTTACATGCCAATCAGTGGAAAGGCATGGAAGATGAGGTCATCATCAAAGAATTGTGTGGGATTCGGGGAATTGGTCGCTGGACAGCGGAAATGTTCCTGATTTTCAACATGATTAGGCCCAATATTCTCCCTTTAGACGACGCCGGCCTGATTAAGGCTATTTCCCTCAATTACTTCAGCGGAGAGCCTGTGAGCAGGCATGAAGCCCGTGAAGTAGCTGCAAATTGGGCCCCATGGCGCACGGTAGCGACATGGTATATGTGGAGAAGTATCGACCCCAAGCCCGTTGAATATTAAAATCAAGCTATGAAAACGACTTTCCTGGATTTTGAGCAGTCAATCGCTGAATTAGAGTCAAAGATTGAAGAGCTGCAATTTGTGCAAGATGAATCATCAGTAGACATTTCTGATGAGATCAAAACCTTGACTGAAAAAAGTCAGCAACTTACAAAAGATGTCTATGCCAATTTAAGTCCATGGCAAGTTTCTCAAGTAGCGCGCCATCCTCAGCGTCCTTACACATTAGATTATGTTGGAGCATTGTTCACCGATTTTCATGAGCTTCATGGCGATCGTAATTTTGCAGATGACCAATCCATCATTACTGGCCTGGCTCGTTTTCAGAATCAACCTTGCATGGTCATTGGCCATCAAAAAGGCCGCGATACTAAAGAGCGTGCTTTAAGAAACTTTGGCATGAGTCGCCCTGAGGGTTACCGAAAAGCAAAGCGCGTCATGCGTTTAGCGGAAAAATTTAAATTACCGGTGTTTACGTTTGTGGATACGCCGGGTGCATTTCCTGGAATTGATGCAGAAGAGCGCAACCAATCAGAGGCGATTGGTCACAACCTCTATGTTCAGGCGGAATTAGAAGTGCCGATCATTGCCACCATTATTGGTGAGGGTGGTTCGGGTGGCGCACTTGCGATTGCAATGGGTGATGTGGTGTTGATGTTGCAAAACTCAACTTACTCGGTCATCTCACCAGAAGGCTGCGCATCCATTCTTTGGAAGACTGCAGATAAAGCACCTGAAGCTGCTGAGCAATTGGGCTTGACTGCACAACGTTTAAAAGCCATTGGCTTGATCGATAAGATCGTCCCTGAGCCTACTGGTGGCGCACATCGTGATTACGACACCATGATGAACAATATGCGCAAAGCATTAGCTGAGTCACTAAAGACTTTCGATGGGATGAAAGTGGATGCGCTGTTAGAGCGTCGCCATGAGCGCTTGATGAGTTATGGCAAGTTCAAGGAAATCGAAGTCAAGTCTTAAGGCAGCTTTACCAGCAGCCAAACGGATTGGGCTTGCCTTAAGTGGTGGGCTTGATTCTGTTGTGTTACTCGATACAGTTTGTAAAGCCCTCAAAGCAAATTCTAATGACCCAACTGAGCTTTGGGTATTTCATATTCATCATGGTTTGCAAAAGCCAGCCGATCAATGGTTGGAGTTTTGTGAGCGACTGGCCAAAAAATACCAAGTACATTTTGACTTTCGTCTACTGCACTTTGCTGATCTATCTCAGGGCAATATTGAAGCTAGAGCGAGGGCAGAGCGTTACGATGCTTTGACTGATTTATGTATTGAGCATGGCATTGAGGATTTGCTGCTCGCACACCATCAAAACGACCAGGCTGAAACTGTGCTTTTACAGCTGCTACGTGGCTCTGGCGTAGCTGGTCTCTCTGGCATGCCTTTGCATCGTGCTAACGTCAACCAGGGCGACTCAATTACTCTCTGGCGCCCATTACTCAATCAATGCAGGGCAGAGTTAGAGGTCTATGCCAAAGAATACAAACTCAAATGGGTAGAAGACCCTAGCAATCAAAATACACGCTATCGCCGCAATGCGATCCGTAAAGAAATCATTCCAAGGCTGGAAAAAATTCAGCCAGGCGCAATTGGCAATCTAGCTCGAAGCGCTACTTTATTGGCTCAATCTCAAGTGTTGCTCGATCGCCTAGCTAAGCTAGATGGGAAAGATCTTTTTAAAGGTAGTAAGTTAAAGCTGGCGCCTCTCTTGGCCCTAGCCAAAACAGATCAAGCTGCAGCGAATAATGTCCTGCGTTATTGGTTGAAGTTAAATAATCTGGCAATGCCATCCCAGGAACGTCTTGAATCTTGGTGGAAAGACCTTAAGGCTGTAAAACCAGACTCTAGCTTGGAGTGGCAACATGATGAAGTCAGTATTTATCTGTGGCGCAACGTCTTGCAGATAGCGCATTGCATGACAGGGCAGTGGGTGTTTCAAAATGTGCCCTTACGAAGTAAGTCACTTGGCTTGCCTGCTGATTGGGTCAATACCGCCAAAGAACAAGGCCTAATTGAGGAAAGACTGCGCCAGGGAGCAGAAAAGATTCAAATCAAACCCAATACCCCACGCAAAACACTCAAGAATCTCTTTCAAGAATCGGATACACCGCCTTGGGAGCGACAGGCTCCGCTGCTCTATATCAAGGACCAGCTCGTAGCCGTTGCTGGAGTGGGGGCGAGCTACCCTCATCTAGTCTCCATTGGCAGGCGAGTGCTCCCTGTGTGGCTTGAGAAGCCATAGTAAAGCGTAAAACCCTGTAAAATAAGCCCCTTTTAGACCCTGGGGAATGTAATTCCCTATAAATAACAATACAACGGTTTTTATGGCTCTTATCGTTCATAAGTATGGTGGCACCTCAATGGGCTCGGTTGAGCGCATTCAGAATGTCGCTAAACGCGTTGCCAAGTGGATGCGTGCAGGTCACCAAGTGGTTGTAGTGCCATCAGCGATGTCCGGCGAAACCAATCGTTTGCTTGGCTTGGCAAAAGACATTAATCCTGATGCAAGCCCACGCGAACTCGATCAAATTGCCTCCACAGGCGAGCAAGTCAGTTCGGGTTTATTGGCCTTGGCCTTGTTGCGTGAGGGTGTTGATGCAGTTAGCTATGCCGGTTGGCAAGTAACAGTTCATACAGACTCCTCATTTACTAAAGCACGCATCAAGAGTATTGATGACAAAAAAATCCTTGCTGATCTCAATGCAGGACGTGCAGTAGTAGTAACGGGCTTTCAGGGTGTTGATCCAGATGGCAATATCACCACCTTAGGTCGCGGGGGTTCTGATACATCAGCTGTTGCGATGGCTGCAGCGCTTAAAGCAGATGAGTGCTTGATCTACACCGATGTGGATGGTGTCTACACCACTGATCCCCGAGTTTGTGAAGATGCACGTCGTCTAGACAAGATTACTTTTGAGGAGATGCTAGAGATGGCAAGTCTAGGCTCAAAGGTATTGCAGATTCGTTCAGTTGAGTTTGCCGGTAAGTACAAAGTTAAAACCCGTGTTCTGTCATCATTGACAGATCCGTTGATGCCCTTAGACCAAGAGATGAAGTCGGGCACCTTGATTACATTTGAAGAGGACAGCACTATGGAAGCCGCAGTTATTTCCGGCATCGCCTTTGCGCGTGATGAAGCAAAAATTACCGTTCTGGGGGTTCCTGATCGCCCAGGTATCGCCTATCAAATCTTGGGTCCAATCGCAGATGCCAATATTGATGTGGATATGATTATTCAGAATCAATCATTTGAAGGTAAGACAGACTTTACTTTTACAGTTCCCCGCGCTGACTATCAAAAAGCTTTGGACTTGCTCAAGAAAAATGTGCAAGCTCATATTGAAGCAAAAGAAATTAATGGCGATCCCAAGGTTTCTAAGGTGTCAGTGGTAGGTGTAGGCATGCGCTCCCATGTGGGTGTTGCTAGCAAAATGTTCCGCACGTTATCGGAAGAGGGTATCAATATTCTGATGATTTCTACTAGCGAAATCAAGATTTCAGTGGTGATTGATGAAAAGTATATGGAGCTAGCTGTGCGTGCATTGCACAAGGTGTTTGATCTGGATCAGAAGTAAGAATACGCAGGAATTACCTAAAAAAGGCATTAAAAGCTCGCAGTCAAGCAAATCCGTTAAACTGTGAGTCGTTGTAGATGTAGTGGGTAGGGAGACGTGGCCGAGCTGGTCGAAGGCACTCCCCTGCTAAGGGAGCATCGGGGCTAAAACTCTGATCGGAGGTTCGAATCCTCTCGTCTCCGCCAAATCCTTGTGATTTAACCTGCTCATTACCGCTGCGACAAATAACTAAGCCCCATAACTGGGGCTTTTTTATTTCTACCTTTCATCTTTGAAGCACGTTTCAGCAAATTCAGCGATGTTGAGTAGTTTTTCATCTTCCCTGTAATTGCCAATCAGCTGAATTCCTAGCGGTAATCCGTTGCTAGATTGATGCACTGGAAGTGCGATTGCTGGGGTGCCTATAAAAGTCCAAAGGGAGCAAAAGATGGGGTTTCCGGTAAAGCTCAGACCCTTGGGGGCTTCCCCCGTGGCAGGAGCTGCCAGTATTGCATCAAAGTTTTTAAAATATTGTGAAATGGCGAGACGTAAATTCGCTTGAAGATCTTTTGCCTGCAGGTAATCTTCCATCGAATGAGACCTACCTTTTTCTATGAGCTCTTTGATATCGAATCCTAAAAGCTCCGGAAACTGCTCTAAATGCTTTTCATGAACAAGCGCAGCTTCGCAAGCCATTAAGACAGCCAAGGCCTCGATACCATCCCAGTATATTTGGGGTAGTGTCATTTCCTCGATATGAGCACCCGATTTCTTAAGCAAAGTTGCCGCATGGTTCACAGTCTTTATCTGTTCTTGGCTTAATAATTCATCAAAGGGCGTTTTGAGATAAGCAATGCGAGGCTGATGATTGCTTAGTTCTTCACTCAGAGGTTTAGACAAGATCTCAGGAATAACAATGGCATCTTTCTCATTGATATCGGTGTTGCGGAGTAAATTAAAGGCGTATCTCGCATCTGCAACCGTTCTAGTAAAAAATCCAATATGGTCTAAGGAGTCGGAGACGGGGTGTGCGCCTGTTCTTGGGACGGCTCCAAAGCTAGCCTTATAGCCCACGACCCCGCAATAAGATGCCGGCCTAATAATGGACCCAGCTGTTTGCGAGCCTAAGCTCAAAGGGACTATTCCACTGGCAACAGCTGCAGCTGAACCACTAGATGATCCGCCTGGTGTGTGAGCACTATTCCATGGGTTGCTTGTGGCACCTGCGTGACGCCAAGCAAATTCAGTAGTGACTGTTTTCCCAAAGATGACGCCACCTAAATTACGAATCTTTCGGATAATTTCAGCATCTTCACTAGGTACAAAGTTTTTGTATATTGGTGAGCCATTCGTTGTTACAAAATCCTTTGTTGCAATGATGTCTTTTACGGCTACAGGTATCCCCATCAGTGGACCAAGCCCTGACCGTTGGCAAAGCTCTTTTAAAGAGGCTCTCACTGTAAACGCCTTTAATTCGGACTCAACTTGATCCGCGCGTTCTACACATTCGGCTAGATAGTCATCGACCTTAAGCTGACCTTGTTGAATTTTCTCGCATGCTTGCAATAAACCGATGGCTGGT is from Polynucleobacter sp. MG-Unter2-18 and encodes:
- a CDS encoding inositol monophosphatase family protein; this encodes MHPMLNVAVKAARRAGTVINRASLNLERLQIDRKQHNDFVTEVDRQAEAAIIETLSEAYPSHGFLAEETGAQNTDAENVWIIDPLDGTTNFIHGFPQYAVSIALSVNGVTQQAVVYDPTRDELFTATRGAGAYLDRRRLRVATQDRLANSLLGTGFPYRDDQDLEKYLKIFADMSRQCAGLRRPGAASLDLAYVAAGRYDGFFESDLKPWDMAAGALLITESGGLVGNYRGEEGFLQSGEVMCANPRIFAQMVQCLSKYSTF
- a CDS encoding UDP-2,3-diacylglucosamine diphosphatase, encoding MIPQYASALLISDLHLTPSMPLTAQRFFDFCEKDAPKVEAVLILGDLFEYWVGDDAALHSPFHQEVKNALATLSTKVKTYYLHGNRDFLVGKHFLSKTGMTLLPDPSKIHIAGSEYVLCHGDSLCTADIGYQVFRSWVRKPWIQKLFLRMPLNWRRSIANHLRSNSSVQYQRSMQFSVEGAQAKTNVTLAACAAVLKDQAGYQLIHGHTHRPKQHQEHLQDQEWQRWVLSDWDLDHPESGRPRASALLINQDGVRYTDLIKT
- the tilS gene encoding tRNA lysidine(34) synthetase TilS, whose product is MASSRKSKSSLKAALPAAKRIGLALSGGLDSVVLLDTVCKALKANSNDPTELWVFHIHHGLQKPADQWLEFCERLAKKYQVHFDFRLLHFADLSQGNIEARARAERYDALTDLCIEHGIEDLLLAHHQNDQAETVLLQLLRGSGVAGLSGMPLHRANVNQGDSITLWRPLLNQCRAELEVYAKEYKLKWVEDPSNQNTRYRRNAIRKEIIPRLEKIQPGAIGNLARSATLLAQSQVLLDRLAKLDGKDLFKGSKLKLAPLLALAKTDQAAANNVLRYWLKLNNLAMPSQERLESWWKDLKAVKPDSSLEWQHDEVSIYLWRNVLQIAHCMTGQWVFQNVPLRSKSLGLPADWVNTAKEQGLIEERLRQGAEKIQIKPNTPRKTLKNLFQESDTPPWERQAPLLYIKDQLVAVAGVGASYPHLVSIGRRVLPVWLEKP
- a CDS encoding lipopolysaccharide assembly protein LapB, whose product is MSANHFFLRPAQLCGLCAFFAVLFLAGCSTPGQQLAEAEINALNSAPASAQGTQAPYLGSYGPNDPPRLAGNDAGYDQFNAELSDSVAVPFLSFLIIEPDPVTRNGVPSDIEKLVKAKKYPEAIDSINKQLQKTPGNVQLRYVKARIQIETRQWVEAKKTLVEITQQFPELPEPYNNLAALAANQGNWIEARDYLELALKLRPSYTVASANLGEVYIRLAAQAYDNAAKDAVLNQRQYTNRAKALMEILKPAKKGVVSAAPAIPATPTSK
- a CDS encoding peptidylprolyl isomerase, which translates into the protein MKIEKNTVVSLRYKLTDAQNNIIEEPDSPMVYLHGGYEGTFPKIENLLDGQDVGYEASIQLEPSEAFGEYDPELLKIEPRARFPEPLEVGMQFEGVPDEEVEDDGDEDEEPLIYTVTDVADSQVVLDGNHPLAGMALRFWVQVEDIRTATDEEIENRHPEGAEAFAFGMPDDLDDGEDDSADPISQPGGSSPTLH
- a CDS encoding RNA methyltransferase translates to MNASQAQLLRWVLVETSHPGNVGSAARALKTMGFSDLHLISPKIAGVAQTSEAIALASGAVDVLESSQETSSLGSAVQGCSLVLGLTSRDREFGPPALNWQAARPLVQAAIAANQQVALLFGPERTGLDNHHLSLCTHRVWLDANPLYPSLNLAQAIMVCAFTLRESLGEDLGLVALGNNTETVGYADPAAVAAMLEHWREGLEAIGYLDPTNPKKLMPRLQALFARTRLHKEEIDLLRGIAKQMLLKK
- a CDS encoding peptidylprolyl isomerase — translated: MSKVLLKTNKGDITLTLDAAKAPKTVANFIEYVKSGHYDGTIFHRVIDNFMIQGGGMTAGLKEKSSGAQIENEANNGLKNERGTVAMARTSDPHSATAQFFINVNDNDFLNHTAPNAQGWGYAVFGKVTDGLDVVDVIRKVKTGNSGFHQDVPAEDVLIEKASVLEE
- the cysS gene encoding cysteine--tRNA ligase, which translates into the protein MLQIYNTLSRSKQAFKPIEPGKVKMYVCGMTVYDFCHIGHARVMIVFDMVVRWLRASGYEVVFVRNITDIDDKIINRAIENGEPISALTQRFIDAMHADSNELGLMHPDHEPRATDYIGQMQDIIGRLIEKELAYQGEDGDVNFAVRLFPEYGRLSGKSLDELNAGDRVAVGGGKRDPLDFVLWKSAKPEEPADTRWKSPWGEGRPGWHIECSAMSCDLLGEHFDIHGGGADLQFPHHENEIAQSEGALYGQDHQANDQPFVNYWMHNGHIRVNEEKMSKSLGNFFLIRDVLKSFDPEVLRFFMLRAHYRSPINYSDAQLEEARAGLIRLYTALAQVSSSDHPVDPHSPWSERFTNAMNDDFNTPVAIAALFDLASEVNRAQGEEKLQLASVLKSLAAALNFLQRDPIVFLQEGSRGGDAGLSATAIEEQIAARVTAKLAKDFAKADLIRKTLLDQGVVLEDKPGGITEWRKS
- the cysE gene encoding serine O-acetyltransferase → MLNSLFDQVDSIIVRDPAARNRLEVITCYPGLHAVWIHQISHGLWNLGLKWIARLLSMLARFITGIEIHPGAKIGRRVFLDHGLGIVIGETTEIGDDCTIYQGVTLGGTSLYKGVKRHPTLGKGVVISAGAKVLGGFTVGDGARVGSNAVVLKEIPAGATAVGIPARILHPDLPQASTPDSKAKEYFSAYGVTPNVDDPVSMALKGLIDATLEQEAKIAALEKALAKLSNTPSHAEESSDTKRDLGVLKEWLKE
- a CDS encoding acetyl-CoA carboxylase carboxyltransferase subunit alpha: MKTTFLDFEQSIAELESKIEELQFVQDESSVDISDEIKTLTEKSQQLTKDVYANLSPWQVSQVARHPQRPYTLDYVGALFTDFHELHGDRNFADDQSIITGLARFQNQPCMVIGHQKGRDTKERALRNFGMSRPEGYRKAKRVMRLAEKFKLPVFTFVDTPGAFPGIDAEERNQSEAIGHNLYVQAELEVPIIATIIGEGGSGGALAIAMGDVVLMLQNSTYSVISPEGCASILWKTADKAPEAAEQLGLTAQRLKAIGLIDKIVPEPTGGAHRDYDTMMNNMRKALAESLKTFDGMKVDALLERRHERLMSYGKFKEIEVKS